The following coding sequences lie in one Streptomyces albofaciens JCM 4342 genomic window:
- a CDS encoding lipid-transfer protein, which produces MTGDVAVLGVGLHAWGKWGRGFVEYGTVAARAALADAGLEWGDVQSVVGADTVRGGYPGYVAGATFARALGWQGARVTSVYAACASGAQAIATARAQILAGLADVVLVVGADAAPKGFFAPAGGDRPDDPDWLRFRLLGATNPAYFGLYARRRMALYGDTAEDFARVKVKNAAAGAANPYARYRKPVTAAEVAASPVVADPLRLLDICATSDGAAALVLCGQEYARRRGVADPVRIRAVSTVTPRYPRTDLDLPDIATDSAAAVPEPPVAFRPSVARAAYEEAGLGPDDLSLAEVYDLSTALELQWYEDLGLCAEGEGAALLREGTTALGGRLPVNPSGGLASFGEAVPAQAIAQVCELTWQLRGQAGARQVPGARTGISVNQGLFGHGSAVVAVR; this is translated from the coding sequence GTGACCGGTGACGTCGCGGTGCTCGGGGTGGGGCTGCACGCCTGGGGCAAGTGGGGCCGCGGCTTCGTCGAGTACGGGACGGTGGCGGCGCGGGCGGCGCTCGCCGACGCGGGCCTGGAGTGGGGCGACGTCCAGTCGGTCGTCGGCGCGGACACCGTGCGCGGCGGCTATCCCGGATATGTGGCGGGCGCGACGTTCGCGCGGGCGCTGGGCTGGCAGGGCGCGCGGGTGACGAGCGTCTACGCGGCCTGCGCGTCCGGGGCGCAGGCCATCGCCACGGCGCGGGCGCAGATCCTCGCAGGCCTGGCGGACGTGGTGCTGGTGGTGGGCGCGGACGCGGCGCCCAAGGGCTTCTTCGCGCCGGCGGGCGGCGACCGGCCCGACGACCCGGACTGGCTGCGCTTCCGGCTGCTGGGCGCGACCAACCCCGCGTATTTCGGGCTGTACGCGCGGCGCCGGATGGCCCTGTACGGGGACACGGCCGAGGATTTCGCGCGGGTGAAGGTGAAGAACGCGGCGGCGGGGGCGGCCAATCCGTACGCGCGCTACCGCAAGCCGGTGACGGCGGCGGAGGTCGCCGCGTCGCCCGTGGTCGCCGACCCGCTGCGGCTGCTGGACATCTGCGCCACGTCGGACGGCGCGGCGGCGCTGGTGCTGTGCGGCCAGGAGTACGCGCGCAGACGCGGGGTGGCCGATCCCGTACGGATACGGGCGGTCTCCACCGTGACGCCGCGCTATCCCCGTACGGACCTGGACCTGCCGGACATCGCGACCGACTCGGCCGCCGCCGTCCCCGAACCGCCCGTCGCCTTCCGGCCCTCCGTCGCCCGCGCCGCCTACGAGGAGGCGGGGCTCGGGCCGGACGATCTGTCGCTGGCGGAGGTGTACGACCTGTCCACCGCGCTGGAGCTCCAGTGGTACGAGGATCTGGGGCTGTGTGCCGAAGGCGAGGGGGCCGCACTGCTGCGCGAAGGGACCACGGCGCTCGGCGGGCGGCTGCCGGTGAATCCGAGCGGCGGGCTGGCGTCCTTCGGCGAAGCCGTGCCCGCGCAGGCGATCGCGCAGGTCTGCGAGCTGACCTGGCAGCTGCGCGGGCAGGCCGGGGCGCGGCAGGTGCCGGGGGCGCGGACGGGCATCTCGGTGAACCAGGGGCTGTTCGGGCACGGCTCGGCGGTGGTCGCGGTGCGGTGA
- a CDS encoding Zn-ribbon domain-containing OB-fold protein produces MARTRKPVVQGWFTGDGDGVGDGNGPGSPGFRLLGTRCGDCGAVFFPRVDSFCRNPGCAGTELTEVPLSRRGTVWSYTDGRYRPPPPYVSDPAVPWRPYTLVAVELAAERMVVLGQAAPGVTVADLRVGMPVEVVPGVLGEDAGTVWTTWWWRPVPHDGRGRV; encoded by the coding sequence GTGGCACGTACACGCAAGCCGGTGGTCCAGGGGTGGTTCACCGGAGACGGAGACGGGGTCGGGGACGGAAACGGACCGGGCTCGCCGGGCTTTCGGCTGCTGGGGACCCGGTGTGGTGACTGCGGGGCGGTCTTCTTCCCGCGGGTGGACTCCTTCTGCCGTAACCCGGGCTGCGCCGGTACGGAGCTGACGGAGGTACCGCTGTCGCGGCGCGGCACGGTGTGGTCGTACACGGACGGGCGGTACCGGCCGCCGCCGCCCTACGTCTCGGACCCGGCGGTGCCGTGGCGGCCGTACACCCTGGTGGCGGTGGAGCTGGCGGCGGAGCGGATGGTCGTGCTGGGGCAGGCGGCGCCGGGGGTGACGGTCGCGGATCTGCGGGTGGGGATGCCGGTCGAGGTGGTGCCCGGGGTGCTCGGGGAGGACGCCGGGACGGTGTGGACGACGTGGTGGTGGCGGCCGGTGCCGCATGACGGCAGGGGGCGGGTGTGA
- a CDS encoding M15 family metallopeptidase, producing the protein MPRLAAALRGLAVTAAAVALTAAAVPEAAGTVPKTDAAERGGTRTAPPEFVALRDVDPTIRQEIRYFTPHTFMGVPVTGYREPLCILTRDAARALHRAQVSFLRRGYTLKVYDCYRPQRAVNHFVDWAKDLKDQRMKGEFYPRIDKSTLFRDGYIAEKSGHSRGSTVDLTLVRLPGPPTRPYIPGEPLRKCYAPKAERFPDNSLDMGTGFDCFDTLAHTLDPRVQGRQRANRLLLKQGLESAGFRNYDKEWWHYTFTPETFPETYFDFPVSRGVLNGGR; encoded by the coding sequence ATGCCGAGACTCGCTGCCGCGCTGCGCGGCCTCGCCGTAACCGCAGCCGCCGTCGCCCTGACCGCCGCCGCCGTGCCGGAGGCCGCCGGCACCGTACCGAAGACCGACGCCGCCGAACGCGGCGGTACACGGACGGCGCCACCGGAGTTCGTCGCGCTGCGCGACGTGGACCCGACGATCCGCCAGGAGATCCGCTACTTCACGCCGCACACCTTCATGGGCGTACCGGTCACCGGCTACCGGGAGCCGCTGTGCATCCTGACCCGGGACGCCGCCCGCGCCCTCCACCGGGCCCAGGTCTCCTTCCTCCGCCGCGGCTACACGCTCAAGGTGTACGACTGCTACCGGCCGCAGCGCGCCGTGAACCACTTCGTGGACTGGGCGAAGGACCTCAAGGACCAGCGCATGAAGGGCGAATTCTATCCCCGGATCGACAAGTCGACCCTTTTCCGTGACGGCTACATCGCCGAAAAGTCCGGGCACAGCCGCGGCAGCACCGTCGACCTCACCCTGGTCCGGCTGCCGGGCCCGCCCACCCGGCCGTACATCCCGGGCGAGCCCCTGCGGAAGTGCTACGCGCCGAAGGCGGAGCGCTTCCCCGACAACTCGCTCGACATGGGAACCGGCTTCGACTGCTTCGACACCCTGGCGCACACCCTCGACCCCCGGGTGCAGGGACGGCAACGGGCGAACCGGCTGCTGCTCAAGCAGGGCCTGGAGAGCGCCGGCTTCCGCAACTACGACAAGGAGTGGTGGCACTACACCTTCACGCCGGAGACCTTTCCGGAGACGTATTTCGACTTTCCGGTGTCACGGGGGGTGCTGAACGGTGGGCGCTGA
- a CDS encoding methyltransferase, protein MTDGEDHGIGTLADLVTPMAVRAAATLRLADHLADGARTARELASAIGTDAGVLERLLRHLVTVKVFSRDAQGRYGLLPRGEELRDGHPSGVRRRLDTETALGRGDLAFVALPHSVRTGEAAFPRLYGRSFWEDLRAAPERTAEYDAEMGADVAAWAEAVVPAFDWGSLGRIVDVGGGNGTLLAALLTAYPTLRGTVFDQPETVRAARATLAAAGLADRGDAVPGDFFEALPPGADGYVLSAILHDWDDDAARTILRRCAEAAGARGRVLVVERVGADGESVHTGMDLRMLVYFGARERGVAELTELAAGAGLRVAGVHQAGDLAVVEMVAA, encoded by the coding sequence ATGACCGACGGCGAGGACCACGGAATCGGCACGCTCGCGGACCTGGTCACACCGATGGCGGTACGGGCCGCGGCGACGCTGCGGCTGGCCGATCACCTGGCGGACGGGGCGCGGACGGCGCGGGAACTGGCCTCGGCCATTGGGACCGACGCCGGTGTGCTGGAGCGGCTACTGCGGCACCTGGTGACGGTGAAGGTGTTCAGCCGGGACGCCCAGGGGCGGTACGGACTGCTGCCGCGCGGCGAGGAGCTGCGCGACGGCCATCCGTCCGGCGTGCGGCGGCGCCTCGACACGGAGACCGCGCTCGGCCGGGGCGACCTCGCGTTCGTGGCGCTGCCGCATTCCGTACGGACCGGGGAGGCCGCCTTCCCCCGGCTCTACGGCCGTTCCTTCTGGGAGGACTTGCGGGCGGCCCCGGAGCGGACCGCCGAGTACGACGCGGAGATGGGCGCCGACGTGGCGGCGTGGGCCGAGGCCGTGGTGCCCGCTTTCGACTGGGGCTCGCTGGGACGGATCGTGGACGTCGGCGGCGGCAACGGCACGCTGCTGGCGGCGCTGCTCACCGCGTACCCCACGCTGCGGGGAACCGTGTTCGACCAGCCGGAGACCGTACGGGCGGCCCGCGCCACGCTGGCGGCGGCCGGGCTGGCGGACCGCGGGGACGCCGTGCCGGGGGACTTCTTCGAAGCGCTGCCTCCCGGCGCGGACGGCTACGTCCTGTCGGCGATCCTGCACGACTGGGACGACGACGCGGCGCGCACGATCCTGCGGCGGTGCGCCGAAGCGGCGGGGGCGCGGGGCCGGGTGCTGGTCGTGGAACGGGTCGGCGCGGACGGCGAGTCGGTGCACACGGGCATGGACCTGCGCATGCTCGTCTACTTCGGCGCGCGGGAGCGCGGGGTCGCGGAGCTGACGGAGCTGGCCGCGGGAGCCGGGCTGCGGGTGGCCGGGGTGCATCAGGCGGGCGATCTGGCGGTGGTGGAGATGGTGGCTGCCTGA